A DNA window from Paenibacillus andongensis contains the following coding sequences:
- a CDS encoding CPBP family intramembrane glutamic endopeptidase — translation MGKVLLTLVFIVVITVLLSIVAAVVSILRHPTSQELSMAGVAADPFFIKAALWAQIIGFVSGVMLSYAIFERRKGWTLGLHTHLLGRRLGEGFAAGALLITISSAGIWLLGGIKIVSLQWTGTLGLELTWGFLLFIGVAVNEELFARGYLQGLVKQRFGTISGITVSTVVFAFLHTFNPGMWNSPLPVLNLLLAGLLFALSREYTGGLWMPIGMHLSWNFFQGCILGFEVSGTPMSSLIKSEIQGASFISGADFGAEGSLVTTIILILGIVLISTYYQGRSKQIQDTKEDSL, via the coding sequence GTGGGTAAAGTACTATTAACACTCGTTTTTATTGTTGTTATTACCGTGTTATTATCAATCGTAGCCGCGGTTGTATCTATTCTGAGGCATCCTACATCTCAGGAGTTAAGTATGGCAGGAGTTGCTGCAGATCCATTCTTTATAAAGGCGGCTTTATGGGCGCAAATCATTGGTTTTGTTAGCGGGGTTATGCTTTCATATGCCATTTTCGAAAGACGTAAAGGCTGGACACTTGGACTTCATACTCATCTGCTTGGCAGAAGATTAGGAGAAGGCTTCGCTGCAGGCGCTTTACTCATTACGATCAGCAGTGCAGGGATATGGCTGCTGGGTGGGATTAAGATCGTATCGTTGCAATGGACTGGAACGCTCGGGCTCGAGCTGACGTGGGGCTTTTTACTCTTCATAGGGGTTGCGGTTAATGAAGAGTTATTCGCACGCGGCTATTTACAAGGACTGGTGAAACAAAGGTTCGGCACCATATCCGGCATAACGGTTTCAACCGTTGTATTTGCTTTCTTGCATACATTTAATCCAGGCATGTGGAATTCGCCGCTTCCAGTCTTGAATTTACTTCTAGCAGGCCTATTGTTCGCCTTAAGTCGAGAGTACACCGGCGGTTTGTGGATGCCGATAGGCATGCACTTGTCTTGGAATTTTTTTCAGGGTTGTATTCTCGGATTCGAAGTATCCGGTACACCGATGTCGTCGCTCATTAAGTCCGAGATACAGGGAGCTTCATTTATTTCTGGAGCTGATTTTGGGGCTGAAGGCAGCTTGGTCACCACCATCATCCTTATACTTGGAATTGTTTTGATATCTACATACTATCAAGGTCGTTCTAAGCAAATACAAGATACTAAGGAGGATTCATTATGA
- a CDS encoding LTA synthase family protein, producing the protein MTNLIQTLKHVPSRVLIIVLPLLLMGMVEYLERGSYEELHKWVTSHPLSMVLAYFVVGTMYLFLIALTGRSRLSFWTLCAILLPLGAISGSKSKAIGAPYYPWDLVFNNQIVEYKAFLLAYLNFRIIGTVVILLAIIALLFHLVLLHRRIQFTWIERSIYAIIAIVMATSLYTDKPIPFMNLYGIYTVPWDQTITYDENGYLYSSVQMLGFLKVAKPDGYSKKAITSILEQIPEKKATNDKKPNIIVMLGEAFWDPTIMKNITFSRDPIPNLHQLQKTFTSGWMLSPQFGGSTANVEFEVLSSNSMRFFGKSPDKILPYIEYMNHGVDSLASITTRQGYTATSINPFFSYFFDSRKVYKHFGFSRFIASEFFPNDFEGPNYADRAVVKKIIEETEKSQGPDFIFANTMENHHPFKPGKFVKNTIEVKGDISPESKGILETYAQGISGTDKALQSLVEYYSKKSEPTIILFFGDHLPFFEENYKVYRDAKYVLPDDPDLYTKTHYTPFLIWNNFLPADQEKKDLKISPSFLGPKVLQMAGVQGSYYTDYLYELSQKIPVIPPNEMWDKYQIKESDLSDYMKLQYDNLFGGRYGYEAKGFKNSIVQPGYTLGYGDPVITKVTQVENKLQVVGKPFYSSCNVYIDGVAFKSNFDGEDTLYVDLSENPPLEPGKPHQVEVRIHDDKKMKIGQSNLYPLP; encoded by the coding sequence ATGACTAATTTAATTCAAACACTTAAGCATGTACCCTCTCGCGTTTTGATTATCGTATTACCTTTGCTACTGATGGGCATGGTTGAATACCTTGAAAGAGGCTCCTACGAAGAACTTCATAAATGGGTCACGTCTCACCCACTTTCCATGGTTCTTGCCTACTTTGTTGTTGGTACTATGTATTTGTTCCTTATTGCATTAACGGGTCGAAGCCGGTTATCCTTTTGGACGCTATGTGCAATTTTGCTCCCTCTAGGAGCTATTAGCGGCAGTAAATCAAAAGCCATTGGAGCGCCCTATTATCCTTGGGACCTCGTATTTAATAATCAAATTGTTGAATACAAGGCATTTTTGCTAGCGTATCTTAATTTTAGAATTATAGGTACAGTTGTGATCTTGCTGGCGATAATTGCTTTATTATTTCATTTGGTTTTGCTGCATCGACGTATCCAATTCACTTGGATTGAACGTAGTATTTATGCCATCATTGCCATTGTTATGGCGACTAGTCTTTATACGGACAAGCCTATTCCTTTCATGAATCTTTATGGCATTTACACGGTGCCTTGGGATCAAACGATCACCTACGACGAAAATGGATACTTGTATTCCTCCGTACAAATGTTAGGTTTTCTGAAGGTCGCAAAACCAGATGGTTATAGCAAAAAAGCCATTACGTCCATTCTGGAACAAATTCCTGAGAAAAAAGCGACGAATGACAAAAAGCCAAACATCATCGTGATGCTTGGAGAAGCCTTCTGGGATCCAACGATCATGAAAAACATCACATTTAGTCGAGATCCAATTCCAAATTTGCACCAATTACAAAAAACATTCACCAGCGGTTGGATGTTGTCCCCTCAATTCGGAGGCAGCACTGCGAACGTTGAATTTGAAGTCCTATCAAGTAATTCCATGCGATTCTTTGGAAAATCACCGGATAAAATATTGCCTTACATTGAGTATATGAATCATGGCGTTGACTCTTTAGCCAGTATTACGACGAGGCAAGGTTATACCGCCACCTCCATTAACCCGTTCTTCAGCTATTTCTTCGACAGCAGAAAGGTATATAAGCATTTTGGGTTTTCACGATTCATTGCCAGTGAGTTTTTCCCAAATGATTTTGAAGGCCCTAACTATGCGGACCGCGCTGTTGTAAAGAAGATTATTGAGGAAACGGAGAAAAGTCAGGGTCCTGATTTCATTTTCGCGAACACGATGGAGAATCATCATCCCTTCAAACCAGGGAAATTCGTCAAAAATACAATTGAAGTGAAAGGAGATATCTCACCTGAATCCAAGGGTATTTTAGAGACATACGCCCAGGGTATCTCGGGTACTGACAAAGCGCTGCAATCCCTTGTGGAGTATTACTCAAAAAAGTCCGAGCCAACGATTATTCTCTTTTTCGGGGATCATTTACCTTTTTTCGAGGAAAATTATAAGGTTTACCGCGATGCCAAGTACGTTCTTCCTGATGATCCGGATCTATATACAAAGACTCATTACACGCCTTTCTTGATTTGGAACAATTTCCTGCCTGCGGATCAAGAGAAAAAGGATCTTAAGATCAGCCCATCGTTTCTAGGTCCCAAGGTTCTTCAAATGGCTGGTGTGCAGGGCAGTTACTATACAGACTATCTCTACGAATTGTCGCAAAAAATTCCTGTTATTCCGCCAAATGAGATGTGGGACAAGTATCAAATCAAAGAAAGTGATCTCTCCGACTACATGAAGCTTCAATACGATAACTTATTCGGAGGCCGTTATGGGTACGAAGCCAAGGGCTTTAAAAACTCGATTGTACAACCTGGATATACCTTGGGCTACGGCGATCCCGTCATAACAAAGGTGACTCAAGTTGAAAACAAACTCCAGGTTGTTGGTAAGCCCTTTTATTCTTCCTGCAATGTTTATATTGATGGTGTAGCTTTTAAATCCAATTTCGATGGTGAAGATACGCTCTATGTCGATCTATCAGAGAACCCACCTTTAGAGCCTGGGAAACCGCATCAAGTCGAAGTACGTATTCACGATGATAAAAAGATGAAGATCGGCCAGTCGAACCTTTATCCACTCCCCTAG
- a CDS encoding YmaF family protein has translation MHPRIPPAHVHFFKIITSEELNHHHLLRLYTFSVNGTAYDNHVHQYQGISGIRFGHYHAYYGTTGPAIALQDGTHFHLLDGTVELNAYNTSRGGALVKSKQIEGLIKELHRHNYAGYSSVGLSYEPW, from the coding sequence ATGCACCCACGTATACCGCCTGCTCATGTTCATTTCTTTAAAATAATAACATCAGAAGAATTAAACCATCATCACTTATTGCGACTATATACATTTAGTGTAAACGGTACAGCTTACGACAATCACGTACATCAATACCAAGGCATTTCCGGCATCCGATTTGGCCATTATCATGCCTATTATGGTACGACTGGTCCTGCCATTGCGCTCCAAGATGGAACTCACTTTCATTTACTTGATGGCACTGTTGAGCTGAACGCCTACAACACCTCGCGTGGAGGTGCGCTGGTAAAATCGAAGCAAATAGAAGGTCTTATTAAGGAGCTCCACCGACACAATTACGCTGGTTATTCATCTGTTGGTCTCAGCTACGAGCCTTGGTGA
- a CDS encoding aldose 1-epimerase has product MSQYEIISSEWDGELTLRLVDHHAQAEAEVIPAVGLHLFRFDVRNQAYIAKPASLAELRVKSSRYGVPILFPPGRVKLAAFSFEGREYRLPANREPDHAHGELRERPWKVIASGADAAGGAYVSAEFDFAEHPDMLAYYPHAACFRFTYRLKDGTLSLSGEIANRSGQTMPLSLGFHPYFAFAKGEESRVRVMIPAAAEWPLSADGYAAAEPASSPLTAALKEGTLVTELPNYPGGSQMLSIEPGPQTCELHYEARGTKLVYDMGDKFPIHVLFTAPWTEAVSLEPYTSIMNVFNESFSPEISGAQGLEPGESFKFNWSIHIEPMQ; this is encoded by the coding sequence ATGAGTCAGTACGAGATTATCAGCAGCGAGTGGGACGGGGAGTTGACCCTGCGCCTAGTCGACCATCATGCCCAGGCCGAGGCCGAAGTTATCCCGGCCGTCGGACTGCATCTGTTCCGCTTCGATGTGCGGAACCAGGCCTACATCGCGAAGCCAGCCAGCTTGGCTGAGCTTCGCGTCAAGTCTTCGCGCTACGGCGTGCCCATTCTGTTCCCGCCGGGGCGCGTCAAGCTTGCGGCCTTCTCCTTCGAAGGCCGCGAATACAGGCTCCCCGCGAATCGGGAGCCAGACCACGCCCACGGCGAGCTGCGCGAGCGGCCGTGGAAGGTCATTGCCAGCGGCGCGGATGCCGCTGGCGGGGCGTATGTCTCCGCGGAGTTCGACTTCGCGGAGCATCCGGACATGCTGGCGTATTATCCACACGCCGCATGCTTTCGCTTCACGTACCGTCTGAAGGACGGTACGCTGTCGCTCAGCGGTGAAATCGCCAACCGCAGCGGCCAAACGATGCCGCTATCTCTTGGCTTTCACCCGTATTTCGCGTTCGCGAAGGGCGAAGAGAGCCGCGTGCGGGTCATGATCCCCGCGGCGGCAGAGTGGCCGCTCAGCGCGGATGGCTACGCGGCGGCGGAGCCCGCATCTTCGCCACTCACTGCGGCGCTGAAGGAAGGCACGCTCGTCACGGAGCTGCCGAATTACCCAGGCGGCTCGCAAATGCTCAGCATCGAGCCAGGCCCGCAAACCTGCGAGCTTCATTATGAAGCTCGAGGGACTAAGCTCGTGTACGACATGGGAGATAAGTTCCCCATTCATGTGCTATTCACAGCGCCGTGGACGGAAGCTGTGTCGCTTGAACCTTATACGAGTATCATGAACGTGTTTAACGAGTCCTTTTCTCCAGAAATTTCGGGTGCTCAAGGCTTAGAACCGGGAGAATCATTCAAATTCAATTGGTCAATCCATATTGAACCAATGCAATAA